From the Mycobacterium noviomagense genome, the window CAGAGTCAGAGAATCTCTGCGCACTCCACCCGCGCAACTGTTCGGATGAGACATGACGCGTATCATGTCACATCGGCCCGGGTCCGGCAATGCGACGCGCGACGATGTTGACCGGGTGAGCGGCGTGTCCGGCGAAGCTGCATACTTTTCGTCGTGACGAATAAATCGTTACGCTGGAAATCGACATCGCCGGCTACGCGGGACACTGCGCGGGATTTATTGCTGGATGCGGCGCAGGCCTGCTTCGATGCAAACGGTCTATCCGCCACCACGATGGAAGACATCGCCAGGCAGGCGGGCGTATCGCGAGCGACGGTGTACCGCTACTTCGCCAGCCGCGAGGCCGTGGTGTCCGGCGTCATCCTGCGCGCCACCGAACGCTACCTGGAGCGGGTACGCACCCGGATCGCCGGTCAACCCGATTTGGGCTCAGCGGTACTGGAATTCGTCGAGGTGACAGTGCGTGCTGCGACCCGCGAGGAGACGATAGGTCTCCTATTCGGCAGCGATGAGCATCTGGCCGGGGTCGGGCTGGCCGAGGGCACGTCGGTGGCGTTGTTCGAGATTGTCACCGAGTTTTTGCGTCCGGTCTTCGCCGCCCACTTTGACGATTTTCGGCCCGGGCTTTCAGTCGATGATGCCGCCGAGTGGATCTTGCGCA encodes:
- a CDS encoding TetR/AcrR family transcriptional regulator produces the protein MTNKSLRWKSTSPATRDTARDLLLDAAQACFDANGLSATTMEDIARQAGVSRATVYRYFASREAVVSGVILRATERYLERVRTRIAGQPDLGSAVLEFVEVTVRAATREETIGLLFGSDEHLAGVGLAEGTSVALFEIVTEFLRPVFAAHFDDFRPGLSVDDAAEWILRTILSLLTVRGPRQRSREGLDTFLRRFLLPAIVTPR